Proteins from a genomic interval of Rhizobium etli CFN 42:
- a CDS encoding KTSC domain-containing protein gives MTSNLRSKTAGCKVETAVDSKLIEAISYDEDSRHLRVYLTNGQRREYEGVPKGVVVGLTMAESPGNFYMKAIRGKYPHRP, from the coding sequence TTGACCAGTAATCTCAGATCCAAAACTGCGGGGTGCAAAGTGGAAACTGCGGTTGATTCGAAACTTATCGAGGCGATCAGCTACGACGAAGACAGCCGGCATCTACGGGTCTATCTGACCAACGGTCAGAGACGAGAATATGAAGGTGTCCCCAAAGGCGTCGTCGTCGGTTTGACGATGGCAGAATCACCGGGGAATTTTTACATGAAGGCAATAAGGGGCAAATATCCTCATCGCCCCTAA
- a CDS encoding alpha/beta hydrolase — translation MTETGYVHRLHAGAPDKPILLVLHGTGGDENQFFDLGRRLLPEATILSPRGDVFEYGAARFFRRTGEGVYDMSDLSRATEKMAAFVKAFADEYRASHILGLGFSNGANILANVLIEKGIFDAAVLMHPLIPFQPEARSTLAGRKVLVTAGQRDPIAPIAMTQALSAHLEGRGAEVRTVWHAGGHEIAPSEINAVGDFLGGY, via the coding sequence ATGACCGAAACAGGATATGTGCACCGGCTGCATGCCGGTGCACCTGACAAACCTATTCTGCTCGTCCTGCACGGCACCGGCGGCGACGAAAACCAGTTCTTCGATCTTGGCCGGCGGCTGTTGCCGGAAGCAACGATTCTTTCGCCGCGCGGCGATGTTTTCGAATATGGCGCGGCGCGGTTCTTCCGCCGCACCGGGGAAGGGGTCTACGACATGTCCGACCTTTCACGCGCGACGGAGAAGATGGCGGCCTTTGTCAAGGCATTTGCCGACGAATATCGGGCTTCTCACATTCTCGGCCTGGGTTTCTCGAACGGCGCAAATATTCTTGCCAATGTGCTGATCGAAAAGGGCATCTTCGACGCGGCGGTTCTGATGCATCCGCTCATTCCGTTTCAGCCCGAGGCTCGCTCGACGCTCGCGGGAAGAAAGGTGTTGGTGACAGCCGGGCAGCGGGATCCGATCGCTCCGATCGCGATGACCCAGGCGCTGTCTGCGCACCTGGAGGGCCGGGGCGCGGAGGTCAGGACGGTCTGGCATGCCGGTGGGCACGAGATCGCGCCATCGGAGATCAATGCGGTTGGCGACTTCCTCGGCGGCTATTGA
- a CDS encoding VOC family protein, with the protein MLDQIKGLHHVTSMAEDARTNNQFFTHALGLRRVKKTVNFDAPDVYHLYYGDETGAPGTIMTYFPFPKMAQGRPGTGEVGTTVFSVPQDSLGFWNDRFAALGVAGLKAEESFGEKRLNFSGPDGDGFALVEVKDDDREPWTHGGISEDHAIRGFHSVALRLRDEGATAELLKFMGYEVAEEKEGVKRLIRPGGNGAHLIDLETMPNIARALPGAGSVHHVAFAVENREKQLEVRKALMDTGYQVTPVIDRDYFWAIYFRTPGGVLFEVATNEPGFDRDEDTAHLGEALKLPQQHAHLRALLEQHLQPLEA; encoded by the coding sequence ATGCTCGATCAGATCAAGGGTCTGCACCACGTCACGTCGATGGCGGAGGACGCCCGCACCAACAATCAGTTTTTCACCCATGCGCTCGGCCTGCGTCGCGTCAAAAAGACCGTCAATTTCGATGCGCCTGATGTCTACCACCTCTACTATGGTGATGAGACCGGTGCGCCCGGCACGATCATGACCTATTTCCCGTTCCCGAAGATGGCGCAGGGCCGGCCCGGGACCGGGGAGGTCGGCACCACGGTATTTTCCGTTCCGCAGGACTCGCTGGGCTTCTGGAACGATCGCTTTGCCGCACTCGGCGTCGCCGGCCTGAAGGCGGAGGAAAGCTTCGGCGAAAAGCGTCTGAACTTCTCCGGCCCGGATGGCGATGGCTTCGCGCTCGTCGAGGTCAAGGACGATGACCGCGAGCCGTGGACGCATGGCGGCATCAGCGAGGATCACGCTATTCGCGGCTTCCACTCCGTTGCCTTGCGGCTGAGGGATGAAGGCGCCACCGCTGAACTGCTGAAGTTCATGGGCTACGAAGTCGCCGAGGAAAAGGAGGGGGTCAAGCGCCTGATCAGGCCCGGCGGCAACGGCGCGCACCTCATCGATCTTGAAACCATGCCGAACATTGCCCGCGCGCTTCCCGGCGCCGGCTCCGTCCACCATGTCGCCTTTGCCGTCGAAAATCGCGAAAAGCAGCTCGAAGTGCGCAAGGCGCTGATGGATACCGGCTATCAGGTCACGCCTGTCATCGACCGGGATTATTTCTGGGCGATCTATTTCCGCACGCCGGGCGGTGTTTTGTTCGAGGTCGCGACCAATGAGCCCGGCTTCGACCGTGACGAGGATACGGCTCATCTCGGCGAAGCGCTGAAGCTGCCGCAGCAGCACGCTCATCTTCGCGCCTTGCTCGAGCAGCATCTGCAGCCGCTCGAAGCGTAA
- the ung gene encoding uracil-DNA glycosylase — protein MSDTSVSLDESWKAALAGEFSSPYMQQLKSFLVAQKRVGKRIFPKGSEYFRALDLTPIANVKAVILGQDPYHGLGQAHGLCFSVRPGVRIPPSLVNIYKEMETDLGIAPARHGFLEHWARQGVLLLNSVLTVEEGQAAAHQGKGWERFTDAIIGKVNDECESVVFMLWGSYAQRKAAFVDTARHLVLKAPHPSPLSAHNGFFGCKHFSKANAFLQSRGRPPIDWQLPADPHGG, from the coding sequence ATGAGCGATACATCCGTCAGTCTCGATGAGAGCTGGAAGGCCGCGCTGGCGGGGGAGTTTTCAAGCCCCTATATGCAACAACTCAAATCCTTCCTCGTCGCGCAGAAACGAGTGGGCAAGCGGATCTTCCCGAAGGGCAGCGAATATTTCCGCGCTCTCGATCTGACCCCGATTGCCAACGTCAAGGCCGTCATCCTCGGACAGGATCCCTATCACGGGCTTGGGCAGGCGCATGGACTATGCTTCAGCGTCCGACCTGGCGTGCGCATACCACCCTCGCTCGTCAATATCTACAAGGAGATGGAGACGGATCTCGGCATAGCGCCAGCGCGCCATGGTTTTCTCGAACATTGGGCAAGGCAGGGCGTGCTCCTGCTGAACAGCGTGCTGACGGTCGAGGAAGGGCAAGCGGCCGCCCATCAGGGCAAGGGGTGGGAGCGCTTCACTGATGCGATTATCGGCAAAGTCAATGACGAATGCGAATCCGTCGTCTTCATGCTCTGGGGCTCCTATGCCCAGCGCAAGGCCGCATTTGTCGATACGGCGCGGCATCTGGTGCTCAAGGCGCCGCATCCCTCGCCGCTTTCGGCCCATAACGGCTTCTTTGGCTGCAAACATTTTTCCAAGGCGAATGCCTTCCTCCAGTCCCGCGGGCGGCCGCCGATCGACTGGCAATTACCGGCAGATCCTCACGGCGGCTGA
- a CDS encoding phosphomannomutase yields the protein MKFGTSGLRGLSVDLKGRASALYAMAFGKYLLKSGKAQTGDVILIGRDFRDSSPEISGNCAGALAALGFRIFDCGNVPTPALALYGLESKAACLMITGSHIPADRNGIKFYRPDGEIDKSDEAAITALAAEIEKSGEAVNQAPAAMEDREAICRQLFFERNTALLPQGALSGLKIGVYQHSTVARDLLVDVLAHYGAEVTVLGRSESFIPVDTEAVSEETITLMKRWVSDNSFDTIVSTDGDGDRPLVADETGTPLRGDLLGLVAANFLGAGTVVTPVTSNSGIEAAGSFAVTRTRVGSPFVITGMEEAVAAGRDHVMGFEANGGLLTATPFVINGRTVRALPTRDCFVPMLAILSQAATRRQPLSVIAASYRLPFAAADRLENFAVETSAALMGYLRASDENLSAFLRPVGEVAAKSDIDGLRVTLGDGGIIHFRPSGNAPEMRCYVEAGSETAALTLLQAGLNRIRDWAGAR from the coding sequence ATGAAATTCGGCACGAGCGGCCTTCGCGGACTTTCAGTGGATCTCAAGGGTCGCGCCTCGGCTCTCTACGCGATGGCGTTCGGCAAATATCTGCTGAAAAGCGGCAAGGCACAGACCGGCGACGTCATTTTGATCGGCCGCGACTTTCGCGATTCCAGCCCCGAAATCTCGGGCAATTGCGCTGGCGCGCTTGCCGCGCTCGGCTTCCGCATTTTCGACTGCGGCAATGTCCCGACGCCAGCCCTTGCTCTTTATGGTCTTGAAAGCAAGGCCGCATGCCTGATGATAACCGGCTCTCATATTCCGGCGGACCGCAACGGCATCAAGTTCTACCGTCCGGACGGCGAGATCGACAAATCGGACGAGGCTGCGATTACCGCCTTGGCCGCCGAAATCGAGAAAAGCGGCGAAGCGGTGAACCAGGCGCCAGCGGCGATGGAAGATCGTGAGGCGATCTGTCGACAGCTCTTTTTCGAACGCAATACGGCCCTGCTTCCGCAAGGCGCGCTGTCCGGCCTGAAGATCGGCGTCTACCAGCACAGCACCGTCGCCCGTGATCTCCTGGTCGACGTGCTTGCCCATTATGGCGCTGAGGTCACCGTTCTTGGGCGTTCGGAAAGCTTCATTCCGGTCGATACAGAAGCCGTTTCCGAGGAAACCATCACGCTGATGAAGCGCTGGGTCTCCGATAACAGCTTCGATACAATCGTCTCGACCGATGGCGACGGCGACCGCCCGCTGGTCGCCGACGAAACCGGCACGCCACTGCGCGGCGATCTTCTCGGTCTGGTGGCAGCCAATTTCCTTGGAGCCGGCACGGTGGTGACACCGGTGACCTCCAATTCCGGTATCGAGGCAGCAGGCTCCTTTGCCGTCACGCGCACCCGCGTCGGCTCGCCCTTCGTCATAACAGGCATGGAAGAAGCCGTCGCCGCTGGGCGAGATCACGTGATGGGCTTCGAGGCCAATGGCGGGCTGCTGACCGCAACCCCCTTCGTTATCAACGGCAGAACCGTGCGTGCCCTGCCGACGCGCGATTGCTTCGTCCCGATGCTGGCGATTCTGTCGCAGGCCGCCACACGTCGGCAGCCGCTCTCTGTCATCGCTGCCTCCTATCGTTTGCCCTTTGCCGCCGCCGACCGCCTGGAAAATTTCGCGGTCGAGACCAGTGCGGCGCTGATGGGATATCTGCGCGCCTCGGATGAAAATCTCTCCGCTTTCCTGCGGCCGGTCGGCGAGGTGGCGGCGAAATCCGACATAGACGGCCTTCGGGTGACGCTCGGAGATGGCGGGATCATCCATTTCCGCCCGTCCGGCAACGCGCCGGAAATGCGCTGCTACGTCGAGGCCGGAAGCGAAACTGCGGCTCTGACCCTGCTGCAGGCAGGGCTCAATCGAATTAGAGACTGGGCAGGCGCCCGATAA
- a CDS encoding mannose-1-phosphate guanylyltransferase/mannose-6-phosphate isomerase: protein MTQKIVPVIMAGGKGTRLWPLSRATAPKQFIQFVGNKTLFQDTLERVSDPALYEAPIVVTNEEFRFLVAEQARALAIPLAAVLLEPVARNTAAAVAAAATLAAELFGKDTIIQMLASDHEILADKSYFDCIRIARDAAAAGKLVTFGINPTEPATGYGYIEIGEALGNGAHKVSRFVEKPALDKAEQMLADGGFYWNSGIFMFPVTELIAELQEYAPDVLKAAGKAVSKASRDLDFTRLDADHFAKSPDISIDYAIMEKTSKAAVVPSPFKWSDMGSWDAVWKSGVRDDNGNVAAANTTVVNTRNSLVMTHGVHLAVQGMDDVAVIASEDAVYVGPLKDSQNVGQLVKMLASASATAKFTETHPTSYRPWGGYTSIFNGDRFQVKRIFVTPGKKLSLQKHHHRSEHWVVVKGTAEVTIGDNVQMLRENESVYIPLGEVHRLANPGKIVLELIEVQTGSYLGEDDIIRIVDEFGRT, encoded by the coding sequence ATGACGCAGAAAATCGTTCCCGTGATCATGGCCGGCGGCAAAGGCACCCGGCTCTGGCCGCTTTCCCGTGCCACCGCGCCGAAACAATTCATCCAGTTCGTCGGCAACAAGACTCTGTTCCAGGACACCCTCGAACGCGTTTCCGACCCGGCGCTCTATGAAGCCCCGATCGTTGTCACCAACGAGGAGTTCCGCTTCCTGGTCGCCGAGCAGGCCCGCGCACTTGCCATTCCGCTCGCCGCCGTGCTGCTCGAGCCCGTTGCCCGCAACACCGCCGCAGCGGTCGCCGCCGCCGCGACGCTCGCCGCCGAGCTCTTCGGCAAGGACACGATCATCCAGATGCTCGCCTCGGATCACGAGATCCTTGCCGACAAAAGCTATTTCGATTGCATCCGCATCGCCCGCGATGCGGCCGCTGCTGGCAAGCTCGTCACCTTCGGCATTAATCCCACCGAGCCCGCGACAGGGTACGGCTATATCGAAATCGGCGAAGCGCTCGGAAACGGCGCCCACAAGGTCAGCCGCTTCGTGGAAAAGCCGGCCTTGGACAAGGCCGAGCAGATGCTGGCCGATGGCGGCTTCTATTGGAACTCGGGCATCTTCATGTTTCCGGTGACAGAGCTGATTGCCGAACTTCAGGAATATGCGCCCGACGTACTGAAGGCGGCAGGCAAGGCTGTTTCCAAGGCAAGCCGCGATCTCGACTTCACCCGCCTCGATGCCGATCATTTCGCCAAAAGCCCTGATATCTCCATCGACTATGCGATCATGGAGAAGACCTCGAAGGCCGCCGTTGTCCCCTCGCCATTCAAGTGGTCCGATATGGGAAGCTGGGATGCGGTCTGGAAATCCGGCGTCCGCGACGACAACGGCAATGTCGCGGCCGCAAACACGACCGTCGTCAATACCCGCAACTCGCTCGTCATGACCCACGGCGTGCACCTTGCCGTCCAGGGCATGGACGACGTCGCCGTCATCGCCAGCGAGGACGCCGTCTATGTCGGTCCGCTCAAGGACAGCCAGAATGTTGGGCAGCTGGTCAAGATGCTGGCCTCTGCTTCCGCCACGGCGAAATTCACCGAAACGCATCCGACATCGTACCGACCGTGGGGCGGCTATACCTCCATCTTCAACGGCGACCGCTTTCAGGTGAAGCGCATCTTCGTCACGCCGGGCAAGAAACTTTCGCTGCAAAAACACCATCATCGCTCCGAGCACTGGGTTGTCGTAAAGGGAACCGCCGAGGTGACGATCGGCGACAACGTGCAGATGCTGCGCGAGAACGAAAGCGTCTATATCCCGCTCGGCGAAGTTCATCGTCTCGCCAACCCCGGCAAGATCGTTCTCGAGCTCATCGAGGTTCAGACGGGCTCCTATCTCGGCGAGGATGATATCATCCGCATCGTCGACGAATTCGGAAGAACGTAA
- a CDS encoding endonuclease/exonuclease/phosphatase family protein, protein MRNIVYWILSAFLTLALAVVSLRYLTNFWLLSFIYSFQIHLGLTFAAASLLILAVRRHAYGFVLLLVSLLLTAHGVIMLREFAEDDRGAGTAPLFRLMTFNVAIDNWKNSTAIADTVIASNADVVNLLEAKPLTFHLQRLFKVYPYHIGCDNGKDSCDTLVLSKRPFVTRQVTSIGSLRKDRLVAASVDFGGQTVNLVSAHLTKPYFDDYQMKELDDLSKALDASSGPLVLSGDFNSSSIAPSIQALLREQKLKTMAPEPATWPIAAGRFGIAIDHIFARAPLHLTSLKRLDDNLGSNHSGLIAEFVVDKSGETAPAQ, encoded by the coding sequence ATGAGAAACATAGTCTATTGGATTCTCTCTGCGTTTCTGACCCTGGCCCTTGCGGTCGTGTCGCTGCGCTATCTCACGAACTTCTGGCTACTCTCCTTCATTTACAGTTTTCAGATCCATCTCGGCCTCACATTCGCCGCCGCCAGCCTCCTCATCCTGGCTGTCAGAAGACATGCTTACGGCTTTGTCCTTCTGCTTGTCTCGCTGCTCCTCACGGCGCACGGCGTTATCATGCTACGTGAATTTGCGGAGGACGACAGGGGTGCGGGAACGGCGCCGCTTTTTCGTCTGATGACGTTCAACGTTGCGATCGATAACTGGAAAAATTCGACCGCCATCGCGGATACGGTGATCGCTTCGAACGCCGATGTCGTCAATCTGCTCGAAGCCAAGCCGCTGACGTTCCATCTGCAGCGATTGTTCAAGGTCTATCCGTATCATATCGGCTGCGACAACGGCAAAGACAGCTGCGATACGCTGGTGCTGTCCAAACGCCCGTTCGTAACCCGCCAGGTCACGAGCATCGGCAGCTTGCGGAAAGACAGGCTGGTCGCAGCGAGCGTCGATTTCGGCGGGCAAACCGTCAATCTCGTATCGGCCCATCTGACCAAACCCTATTTCGACGATTACCAGATGAAAGAGTTGGACGATCTCAGCAAAGCGCTTGATGCGAGCTCAGGTCCGCTGGTGCTGTCCGGCGATTTCAATTCGTCGTCGATCGCCCCCAGCATTCAGGCTCTCCTGCGCGAGCAGAAGCTGAAGACTATGGCGCCCGAACCGGCGACATGGCCGATCGCCGCCGGCCGGTTCGGTATCGCCATCGATCACATATTCGCGCGCGCGCCGCTTCATCTGACCTCGTTGAAACGCCTCGACGACAATCTCGGCTCCAACCATTCAGGCCTGATCGCCGAATTCGTTGTCGATAAGAGCGGCGAGACGGCGCCGGCACAATAA
- a CDS encoding NAD-dependent epimerase/dehydratase family protein — protein MRYFITGTAGFIGFHLARRLLQEGHEVTGFDGLTPYYNVKLKEMRHAALSQFPAFRPVISMLEDRPALEAAVSAAAPDILIHLAAQAGVRYSLENPEAYIHSNVEGSWNIMEIARRVEVRHLMLASTSSIYGANATVPFRETDRADEPLTIYAATKKSMELMAHSYAHLHKIPTTAFRFFTVYGPWGRPDMALFKFAKNMLEGQPIEIYGEGNMSRDFTYIDDLIEAIVRLSAIAPSEENRLGDAGIETLSRQAPFRVVNIGGGQPVSLMDFVETVEKALGRRAIRKMLAMQKGDVPRTFAAPDLLVALTGYKPDTTLDVGVEAFVDWYIDVRRELDA, from the coding sequence ATGCGCTACTTCATTACAGGCACTGCCGGCTTTATCGGTTTTCATCTGGCCAGGCGCCTGCTGCAGGAAGGGCATGAGGTGACGGGCTTCGACGGCCTCACTCCTTATTACAATGTCAAGCTCAAAGAGATGCGGCACGCGGCACTCTCTCAGTTTCCGGCCTTCCGACCTGTCATATCAATGCTTGAGGACCGGCCGGCACTGGAGGCGGCAGTCTCCGCGGCCGCGCCTGACATCCTGATCCATCTCGCCGCGCAAGCCGGAGTCCGCTACAGCCTGGAAAATCCTGAAGCGTATATACATTCGAACGTCGAAGGCTCGTGGAACATCATGGAAATCGCCCGGCGGGTTGAAGTCCGCCATCTGATGCTGGCCTCGACATCATCGATCTATGGCGCCAACGCGACTGTCCCCTTCCGCGAGACCGATCGCGCCGACGAGCCGCTGACCATCTATGCCGCGACGAAGAAATCGATGGAATTGATGGCGCACAGCTATGCCCATCTCCACAAGATTCCGACGACGGCCTTCCGTTTCTTCACCGTCTATGGCCCATGGGGCCGGCCCGATATGGCGCTGTTCAAATTCGCCAAGAACATGCTCGAAGGCCAGCCGATCGAGATCTACGGCGAAGGCAATATGAGCCGCGACTTCACCTATATCGACGACCTCATCGAAGCGATCGTCAGGTTGTCGGCAATTGCCCCGAGCGAGGAAAATCGCCTCGGTGACGCTGGGATCGAAACGCTTTCGCGCCAGGCGCCCTTCCGCGTCGTCAATATCGGCGGCGGTCAGCCCGTCAGCCTGATGGATTTCGTGGAGACGGTGGAAAAAGCGCTCGGCCGTCGTGCTATTCGCAAGATGCTGGCAATGCAGAAGGGTGACGTGCCGCGCACCTTCGCGGCTCCCGATCTTCTCGTGGCACTGACGGGATACAAGCCAGACACGACACTGGATGTCGGCGTCGAGGCCTTCGTCGACTGGTATATCGATGTGCGTCGCGAACTGGATGCCTGA
- a CDS encoding CerR family C-terminal domain-containing protein: protein MIRERDNPNPPASARAEIARQKMLTAALDVFGRYGFEGASTRQLTEAAGVNLQAIPYYFGSKEGLYIATAEYLMMQIDSHVSGMRARIGAHLMALDAAGEPLGKTDARLFLTEVLQTMVTLFVAKESEPWARFLIREQMEPTEAFKRVYQGIMRPMIEMGRRLVGAILGEDPASEHVRLRTFNLVGSILIFRFAHASVLAQMEWDAFGPEQVEILRGVAAELADVIGSPKGGAA, encoded by the coding sequence ATGATCCGAGAACGCGACAACCCAAATCCGCCAGCTTCAGCCCGCGCCGAGATCGCGCGCCAGAAGATGCTCACCGCCGCTCTCGATGTCTTCGGGCGCTACGGTTTCGAGGGCGCCTCGACACGCCAGCTGACCGAAGCCGCCGGCGTCAACCTGCAGGCGATTCCCTATTATTTCGGCAGCAAGGAAGGCCTCTATATCGCCACCGCCGAATATCTCATGATGCAGATCGACTCCCATGTCAGCGGCATGCGGGCGCGCATTGGCGCGCATCTGATGGCGCTCGACGCAGCTGGCGAGCCGCTGGGCAAAACGGACGCCCGCCTCTTCCTGACCGAAGTTCTCCAGACCATGGTGACGCTCTTCGTCGCTAAGGAATCCGAACCTTGGGCCCGCTTCCTCATCCGCGAGCAGATGGAGCCCACCGAAGCTTTCAAGCGGGTTTATCAAGGCATTATGCGGCCGATGATCGAAATGGGCCGGCGCCTGGTCGGCGCCATTCTCGGCGAGGATCCGGCGTCCGAACATGTGCGCCTGCGCACTTTTAACCTCGTCGGCAGCATCCTCATCTTCCGCTTCGCCCATGCCTCCGTGCTCGCCCAGATGGAATGGGATGCCTTCGGCCCGGAACAGGTAGAAATCCTGCGGGGCGTTGCTGCCGAACTGGCCGATGTCATCGGTTCGCCGAAAGGAGGCGCAGCATGA
- the hlyD gene encoding secretion protein HlyD, whose amino-acid sequence MKRILPIAILLLVAAGAAAWWYGLPERFGWLPEARREFVLYGNVDIRQVSLGFRVSGRLSELRVDEGDVVKSGTVLAKLDAAPYEFAVRSGEANAAALRATLDKLKAGPRPTEIAQARAAYDESLADLQNANLAYDRARQLRPQGTISEANLDQATAAKAMAAARSQSASEALKLLQEGSRVEDIAAADAQLKAAEATLASARTSLADTELRAPNDGVILSRVRENGAIVSPADTVFVLSLTEPVWVRSYVAEPDLGRIHPGMKVSIASDTRPDRPYEGTIGFVSPVAEFTPKSVETPELRTDLVYRLRIVIDTPGPDLRQGMPVTVRLSAPPAGGQ is encoded by the coding sequence ATGAAACGCATCCTCCCCATCGCGATCCTTCTCTTGGTTGCGGCAGGTGCCGCCGCCTGGTGGTACGGCCTGCCCGAGCGGTTCGGCTGGCTGCCCGAGGCGCGACGCGAATTCGTCCTTTACGGCAATGTCGATATCCGTCAGGTCTCGCTCGGCTTCCGCGTCAGCGGCCGCCTCTCCGAACTGCGCGTCGACGAGGGCGATGTCGTCAAGAGCGGGACGGTCCTGGCGAAGCTCGACGCCGCACCCTATGAATTCGCCGTTCGCTCCGGCGAGGCCAACGCCGCGGCCCTTCGCGCGACGCTCGACAAGCTGAAGGCCGGCCCGCGGCCGACCGAGATCGCCCAGGCGCGAGCTGCCTACGACGAAAGCCTCGCGGATCTGCAGAATGCCAACCTCGCCTATGACCGCGCCCGCCAGCTTCGCCCGCAGGGCACGATTTCCGAAGCGAACCTCGACCAGGCAACCGCTGCAAAGGCGATGGCCGCCGCCCGCTCGCAATCCGCCAGCGAGGCACTGAAGCTGCTGCAGGAAGGCTCGCGCGTCGAGGATATCGCCGCCGCCGACGCCCAGCTGAAGGCCGCCGAGGCCACACTCGCCTCGGCGCGAACTTCGCTCGCAGACACCGAACTGCGTGCTCCGAACGACGGCGTCATCCTCTCCCGGGTGCGGGAAAACGGCGCGATCGTCTCGCCGGCCGATACCGTCTTCGTGCTCTCCCTGACAGAGCCTGTCTGGGTGCGCAGCTATGTCGCCGAACCCGATCTCGGCCGCATCCACCCCGGGATGAAAGTATCCATCGCCTCCGATACCCGGCCGGATAGACCCTATGAAGGCACCATCGGCTTCGTCTCGCCGGTCGCCGAATTCACGCCGAAGTCGGTGGAAACGCCTGAACTGAGGACCGATCTTGTCTATCGCCTGAGGATCGTCATCGACACACCCGGCCCCGACCTGCGGCAGGGCATGCCGGTCACCGTGCGGCTGTCGGCGCCGCCGGCAGGCGGACAATGA